AAACCAGAGACTTGAAAAcatctgtaatttgttttagTAGCTCTGTTACTTGATTAATTTTGTGAGCATCTAAACGACACAAACGATCTATACCCAGGATCTAACATAGGAAAGAAGAGAGCAGGATAAGTTTAAGATCTCAGATTCAGAGTATACTAAGAGGTATGACTTGACTACATACAAACACAAAACTGCATCTCAGAACTGTTATTTTGGCTGTGGAATGAGAATTTCATTGTGACACTGATTTAAAAGTTAAGCCTTTTATAGAAGAGTAAGGAAAGGCTAGCATCATATCAAAGAAAACAAACTGTACCATTTTTGGAACTTGGGGAGCAATTTCACAGAATGCCTTCATCTCTTCTCTTGAAGCTAATGCATCGATAAAAAGAACATCTGCTCCAGCATCAGCAAAAGCTCTTGACCTCCAAAGTGCTTCCTCAAAAGATATTGCTTGTCGAGAATCAGACCGTGCAACAATAACAATGTCTGAGCCAGTTTCTTCTCGAGCATCAACAGCTGCTTTTATTCGCATAACTGCTTCTTCTCTAGACACCACTTTCCTACCACGTGTATGACCACAAGCTTTCGGAGAAACCTTACAAGGTCAGATTTATAAGCAACATAAAAGTAGACAGATAGCAGTGGCAGCTcatataattaataaacaaatcctgTTAAGAGGGTGATCACAAATGGAGTATTGCTATCTCAAACACTTCCTCTATCACAATAAGTGCATTGATTATAAATCTTTTTAGTTCTATAttcatttttattgaaaaaaatttagtttgaaGTTACTTTCCGTCAACATATGAACTAGAGTTGTTATTGGTTCAAAAGCTTTCAAATAATACAAACCACCTTGTTCTTCAATAGTTCAATTGTTAAGACATTTATCAACATTGAGACTAAATTCACTAGATTTTCCATGAAGTTCGTGAAACATGGAGACCAAGACGCAAAAAATGGAGAAACAAAAGTTACGTAACAAGAACACGCAAAAAATGTAGAAACATAAGTTAGGTAATAGAAACCTGATCTTCAAGAATAATTCCTGCAAAGCCAGCTTTTATATATCCTTTGATGGTTCTTTTGACATTCATGGCATTTCCATAGCCATTGTCACCATCCCCAATGACAGGAATGGAGACAGCTTGAGTGATTAGCCGTCCTTGATCCACCATTTCCCCATAGGAAATAAAGCCAGTATCAGGCAATGCCAATCTTGCAGCCGATATTGAAAATCCTAATTATAAAACAGCAAACCCTTTAATAAAATATACACCAAACTGGAATAGAagataaagaaaaaaacatAGATACCACTGGTGAAGCAGTAATCAAAACCGGCTCTCTCGACGAGCTTAGCACTGAGAGCATCGTAACAGGCAGGGCCTTGGTGAACACCGGGCAATTCAAGAATCAAGCGGAGGGATTTCGCCGGCGAAATTTGATCAGTATCGGCGGCAGAACAGGTAAGGGTTCTTGTTTTGGAATTTGATGATAAAGATATGTTTGATTTGCTTTGAGAAAAGAAAAGTGACCGTTGggatttgaaatttgaatttgaagaaGAAGGATTGGAGAAGACGGAATAAACAAGAGTTTCTCTGGTAAGCCCAACGGCCGCTTGAGAAAGATTCATTTTTGGTGAATATTTTAGAGATCAAGACTTCACAATTTATTGCATCCTCACTTCTAAATGCTCTTTAACTTTATATATCTActcttctttattttctttttcttcaaa
This region of Mercurialis annua linkage group LG1-X, ddMerAnnu1.2, whole genome shotgun sequence genomic DNA includes:
- the LOC126665432 gene encoding uncharacterized protein LOC126665432 isoform X1, translated to MNLSQAAVGLTRETLVYSVFSNPSSSNSNFKSQRSLFFSQSKSNISLSSNSKTRTLTCSAADTDQISPAKSLRLILELPGVHQGPACYDALSAKLVERAGFDYCFTSGFSISAARLALPDTGFISYGEMVDQGRLITQAVSIPVIGDGDNGYGNAMNVKRTIKGYIKAGFAGIILEDQVSPKACGHTRGRKVVSREEAVMRIKAAVDAREETGSDIVIVARSDSRQAISFEEALWRSRAFADAGADVLFIDALASREEMKAFCEIAPQVPKMGNMLEGGGKTPILNPLELEEVGYKLVAYPLSLIGVSIQAMQDSLKAIKGGRIPPPGSMPSFEEIKEILGFNDYYEEEKQYATSTNQMLRPTGYSPASSNIYGIQQSTPQDTEQRSQSSQDPVVEVITPDVYSGSGADGSRDPFSGIWSRTLRVKITGKDGFEKLDVRIPAGFLEGITNIVPALGGVNIKELLNNAAGEFGGKLLLDFNDTIGDRIQVFLE
- the LOC126665432 gene encoding uncharacterized protein LOC126665432 isoform X2 — its product is MNLSQAAVGLTRETLVYSVFSNPSSSNSNFKSQRSLFFSQSKSNISLSSNSKTRTLTCSAADTDQISPAKSLRLILELPGVHQGPACYDALSAKLVERAGFDYCFTSGFSISAARLALPDTGFISYGEMVDQGRLITQAVSIPVIGDGDNGYGNAMNVKRTIKGYIKAGFAGIILEDQVSPKACGHTRGRKVVSREEAVMRIKAAVDAREETGSDIVIVARSDSRQAISFEEALWRSRAFADAGADVLFIDALASREEMKAFCEIAPQVPKMGNMLEGGGKTPILNPLELEEVGYKLVAYPLSLIGVSIQAMQDSLKAIKGGRIPPPGSMPSFEEIKEILGFNDYYEEEKQYATSTNQMLRPTASSNIYGIQQSTPQDTEQRSQSSQDPVVEVITPDVYSGSGADGSRDPFSGIWSRTLRVKITGKDGFEKLDVRIPAGFLEGITNIVPALGGVNIKELLNNAAGEFGGKLLLDFNDTIGDRIQVFLE
- the LOC126665432 gene encoding uncharacterized protein LOC126665432 isoform X3 encodes the protein MNLSQAAVGLTRETLVYSVFSNPSSSNSNFKSQRSLFFSQSKSNISLSSNSKTRTLTCSAADTDQISPAKSLRLILELPGVHQGPACYDALSAKLVERAGFDYCFTSGFSISAARLALPDTGFISYGEMVDQGRLITQAVSIPVIGDGDNGYGNAMNVKRTIKGYIKAGFAGIILEDQVSPKACGHTRGRKVVSREEAVMRIKAAVDAREETGSDIVIVARSDSRQAISFEEALWRSRAFADAGADVLFIDALASREEMKAFCEIAPQVPKMGNMLEGGGKTPILNPLELEEVGYKLVAYPLSLIGVSIQAMQDSLKAIKGGRIPPPGSMPSFEEIKEILGFNDYYEEEKQYATSTNQMLRPTDGSRDPFSGIWSRTLRVKITGKDGFEKLDVRIPAGFLEGITNIVPALGGVNIKELLNNAAGEFGGKLLLDFNDTIGDRIQVFLE